The genomic region CTTGTGGTTGTGGCCCCTGGTATAGCCGAAGCACTACTCGCAACAGCGATCGGTTTGGTTGCCGCTATTCCTGCGGTGATGATGTATAACTATTTTTCTCGACGTATTGGACACTACAAAGCACTCCTAACAGACGTGTCTGTTGCGACCATGGTACTTGTTAGCCGAGATTGTGACCGCGATACTAACGAAGAGACGCCATCACAATTAAAGCAGGTGGTGTGATATGGGATTTCAAACATCTTCAGACAGCGATGATCTGGTGGAAAACCACGATATCAACGTGACGCCTTTGGTTGATGTTATGCTCGTTCTACTCATCATTGTGATGGTAGCAGCACCATTGGCGACCGTTAATGTGCCCGTCGATCTTCCTTCATCTTCTGCTGAAGCCACACCTTTACCTGATGAACCTTTGTTCCTTACCGTTGGTAAGGGGCTAGAGCTAACATTAGGTGAGGATAAGACTTCAACGTTAGAACAGCTACCATTTGATCTTCCGCTAATTATCGAGGATCAAAATCAGAGGATTTATCTAAGAGCTGACAAAAGCATTACGTATGACGAACTCATGAAAGTCATGAACACACTTGTACGCGCCGGATACAGCCAGATTGCGCTCGTTGGTTTAGAAACGCCGCAGGGGTAGTAAGCATGAGTATTTTTGCCACCTTAAGTGTCAGATCACGTAAACCTCGTCGACGTTGGTTTGTCGTCGGTTTTGCATTGAGTCTTGCCCTTCACTTATCTGCTCTTGTTTACTACCTCTGGACACCTGAGTACGATTTTGCTCCGCCTCCGCAAGCAGCACCCATTAAGGTTACAATTGTTGCTTCTCTCGCGATGGCAAAAATGCAAGTAGAAGATACGGAGATAGGCGAAAATCAACCTGAGATTGTTCAAGAACAGATGATCCAAGCTGCAACGGTTGAGGAGATACAACCGCTCGTCAAACCAACACCTGTGAAAGAGCAGCCAAAGTTTGTTGAGGTTGAGAAAGCAAACGCGCTCTCATCAGCAATAAACCAAGAGGCTAGGCCGGAAAAAGAGACGAAAAATAAGCCCGAGGAGCCAAAACAGATTGCTAAAACGCCTGTGCCGCCTAAAAGTCGTACAGAGCCTACCGTTGTCAAAAAGACAAAACCGAAAGTCATCCCCGATCCCCAAAAGGCGATGGTGAAACCCGTTCCGATTGAGAAACCGCGTCCAATCAGTGATGATCTCAAAGACCAACAACAAGTCGTGCAAACGGCAAAATCTCAACCTAATTTAATGGCTAAAAATAGCCAGCAGCAAGCGAGTGCGCTTCGGATTGGACAACTTTCTGAAGCGGGGAAAGCGGCCAAAATTAATTGGCAGCAAGCACTTCATGCACACCTTGAGCGAGAAAAGCGTTACCCTAGAAAAGCAAAGCGCATGAAGAAGAAAGGCATGCCTGTTATCAAATTTACAATGGATCGCCAAGGTAATGTGGTTGATGTCGTGTTGGTCAAAAGTTCGGGTACACTTTCGTTAGACAACGAAGCTGTCGACCTTGTTTACCGCGCTCAACCATTAATTAAACCCCCGACGAGCATAGCAGGTACTCGCTTAAGCCTTACGCTTCCCATCAACTTTAGCTTTTGAGGCTTATTTCGGTTTCTCTGTAATGAATCAAGCATGTGGTGTTTTCATGTGCATTTCACATTCAACGACTAAAGTTCTAAGTAACTATTATTAAGAAGTAAACATGTGAAACCACTAAAACGATATCAATATGAGCGCTATGCCGTTCTTTGTAATCTAGCCTACCCTAGAGTGTTTAAACAAACTCGCTATGGGTTTGATCCCAATGGACAGCGCATCATAAAGAACCAATTTGGAAAAACCATGATTCGAGTGTTGTGGAGCAGCGACAAAGATGAAGTGGTTGTGGTTATCAAAGGATCACACAGCATCTCAGACTGGTTACTTACCTTTGCTCTATGGACAAGAAGTTGCAAAAGAATTTCGCTCAATTACCGCGTGCACGCGGGTTTCTATCATTTAATATTTCAAGAAAGCCAGCCAAGTCGCAATGAAGATCAGCTTGGCTTAACCGTTATCGAACGCTTGGAAGCCACGCTCACACCTCTCATAGAACAAGGAAAAAGAGTGTCTATTACTGGCCACTCTTCCGGTGGCGCTATCGGTTGTGTCTTCGCTGATTACTTTG from Vibrio gigantis harbors:
- a CDS encoding energy transducer TonB family protein: MSIFATLSVRSRKPRRRWFVVGFALSLALHLSALVYYLWTPEYDFAPPPQAAPIKVTIVASLAMAKMQVEDTEIGENQPEIVQEQMIQAATVEEIQPLVKPTPVKEQPKFVEVEKANALSSAINQEARPEKETKNKPEEPKQIAKTPVPPKSRTEPTVVKKTKPKVIPDPQKAMVKPVPIEKPRPISDDLKDQQQVVQTAKSQPNLMAKNSQQQASALRIGQLSEAGKAAKINWQQALHAHLEREKRYPRKAKRMKKKGMPVIKFTMDRQGNVVDVVLVKSSGTLSLDNEAVDLVYRAQPLIKPPTSIAGTRLSLTLPINFSF
- a CDS encoding lipase family protein, giving the protein MKPLKRYQYERYAVLCNLAYPRVFKQTRYGFDPNGQRIIKNQFGKTMIRVLWSSDKDEVVVVIKGSHSISDWLLTFALWTRSCKRISLNYRVHAGFYHLIFQESQPSRNEDQLGLTVIERLEATLTPLIEQGKRVSITGHSSGGAIGCVFADYFAQKYPGCIKRIVTFGQPAVGDWNFRKHYRLSKKTYRICCDIDIVTFMPPVPLLYWHVGKVLWLYNGRIYENTPTFVRLGRSIVSWLIRPFSYHLMSKYIRNKDFFDKR
- a CDS encoding biopolymer transporter ExbD is translated as MGFQTSSDSDDLVENHDINVTPLVDVMLVLLIIVMVAAPLATVNVPVDLPSSSAEATPLPDEPLFLTVGKGLELTLGEDKTSTLEQLPFDLPLIIEDQNQRIYLRADKSITYDELMKVMNTLVRAGYSQIALVGLETPQG